In the Kineosporiaceae bacterium genome, one interval contains:
- a CDS encoding sensor domain-containing diguanylate cyclase has product MTGPLTQTRIPQARRPGQGSSHLSPTSWTTQHLVAFLGTVSACRDEATALQTAAEAAAAATDSEVGAVVIGGRVRSCIGFGRRPVPMAQLLAACTDPTTRIDIPGCGPGDVACAEMGRIDGAHLLVARGSGSFGPGERGMIAAMANVLGLTLDVLSTLEAERTARESSELTTRQVTDLLIRVREQRQLTLERFSRIQRAIAARSHLTQVLDAITTTACELLECDVALLRVQADVDSQSHAPASLVSASGLDPASRDRMTPSHDPLGIGRHAEEAGEPLVDNAFGDRPEAAQLGEPRVCAVVAVPVRQGALTIGHLVLGSRTPGHRFAELDTALAVTLAEHAGLAVQDARTVNRLHAALAQARHQASHDALTGLANRAAFLTALDHNLAVAALHGYDRTHEHAHDASAGYGCLLYVDLDHFKSTNDTHGHLAGDDLLVATAARLREAAGSESLVARLGGDEFVVLAVPSDHDQIVDVATRVLNAIRRPIRLAGTSITPSASIGVTRIRPGESTTEALTHADLALYEAKRLGRGQFVLYRPDLAAQG; this is encoded by the coding sequence ATGACCGGCCCGCTCACCCAGACCCGCATCCCCCAGGCGCGCCGTCCGGGGCAGGGGAGTTCACACCTCTCCCCGACGTCCTGGACCACCCAGCACCTGGTGGCCTTCCTCGGCACGGTCTCGGCCTGCCGCGACGAGGCCACAGCCCTGCAGACCGCCGCCGAGGCCGCGGCCGCGGCCACCGACTCGGAGGTCGGCGCCGTCGTGATCGGCGGCCGGGTGCGCAGCTGCATCGGCTTCGGCCGCCGACCAGTCCCGATGGCGCAACTGCTGGCCGCGTGCACCGACCCCACCACGCGGATCGACATCCCGGGTTGCGGCCCGGGCGACGTGGCCTGCGCCGAGATGGGCCGGATCGACGGTGCCCATCTGCTGGTGGCCCGCGGCAGCGGCTCGTTCGGTCCCGGGGAACGGGGCATGATCGCCGCCATGGCCAACGTGCTGGGCTTGACGCTCGACGTGCTGTCGACCCTCGAGGCCGAGCGCACGGCTCGCGAGAGCAGCGAACTGACCACCCGACAGGTGACCGACCTGTTGATCCGAGTACGGGAGCAACGGCAGCTCACCCTCGAGCGGTTCTCACGCATCCAGCGGGCCATCGCCGCCCGCAGCCACCTCACCCAGGTACTCGACGCGATCACGACCACCGCGTGCGAACTGCTGGAGTGCGACGTCGCCCTGCTGCGCGTGCAGGCGGACGTCGACTCTCAGTCCCACGCCCCCGCCTCGCTGGTGTCCGCCTCGGGGCTCGACCCCGCCTCGCGCGATCGCATGACCCCTTCACACGACCCCCTGGGCATCGGACGACATGCCGAGGAGGCCGGTGAACCGCTGGTGGACAACGCTTTCGGGGATCGGCCCGAGGCTGCCCAGCTCGGCGAGCCCAGAGTGTGCGCCGTGGTCGCCGTCCCCGTACGCCAGGGCGCCCTGACGATCGGCCACCTGGTGCTCGGGTCACGTACCCCGGGGCATCGCTTCGCCGAGCTCGACACGGCCCTGGCCGTCACGCTGGCCGAGCACGCCGGCCTGGCCGTGCAGGACGCACGCACCGTGAACAGGCTGCATGCCGCCTTGGCCCAGGCCCGGCATCAGGCCTCCCACGATGCCCTCACCGGCCTGGCGAACCGAGCGGCCTTCCTGACCGCCTTGGACCACAACCTGGCCGTGGCCGCACTGCACGGGTACGACCGCACCCACGAGCATGCCCATGACGCGTCGGCCGGCTACGGCTGCCTGCTCTACGTCGATCTCGACCACTTCAAGTCGACGAACGACACTCATGGGCACCTGGCCGGCGATGACCTGCTGGTGGCCACCGCCGCCCGACTGCGGGAGGCCGCAGGCAGCGAGAGCCTGGTGGCCCGCCTGGGTGGCGACGAGTTCGTCGTCCTGGCCGTGCCGTCGGACCACGACCAGATCGTCGATGTCGCCACCCGGGTGCTGAACGCGATCCGACGCCCGATCCGCCTCGCCGGCACCTCGATCACGCCTTCGGCGAGCATCGGCGTGACCAGGATCCGGCCCGGCGAGAGCACGACAGAGGCGCTCACCCATGCCGATCTGGCCCTCTACGAGGCCAAACGACTCGGGCGAGGACAGTTCGTGCTCTACCGACCCGACCTGGCGGCCCAGGGCTGA
- the gatB gene encoding Asp-tRNA(Asn)/Glu-tRNA(Gln) amidotransferase subunit GatB, which yields MSGAEAVLSYDEAMAAFDPVMGLEVHVELNTATKMFCGCPTGFGAEPNSQVCPVCLGLPGALPVLNAQGLESAIRIGLALNCSIASWCRFARKNYFYPDMPKNFQTSQYDEPIAFNGYLDVELDDGSTFRVDIERAHMEEDTGKSSHVGGATGRIHGAEYSLVDYNRAGIPLIEIVTKPLVGAGVRAPEVARAYVAALRDLLRALGVSDVKMEQGSLRCDANLSLRPRVGDDPRSAEQNAVPFGTRSETKNVNSLRSVERAVRYEITRQAARLTAGERVVQETRHWHEDTGVTTSGREKSDAEDYRYFPEPDLVPIAPDAAWIERLRATLPEPPVQRRRRLQADWGFSDLEMRDVVNAGATEAIEATVAAGASAVAARKWWMGELARQANTRGVELSELAITPAQVGELQGLVDAGTLNDALARQVLDGVLAGEGSPAEVVAARGLEMVSDEGALIAAVEAAIAANAEVADKVRGGKVAAVGALVGAVMKQMRGQADAARVRELLVERLTS from the coding sequence ATGTCCGGCGCCGAGGCCGTGCTGTCCTACGACGAGGCGATGGCGGCCTTCGACCCCGTGATGGGCCTCGAGGTGCACGTCGAGCTGAACACCGCGACCAAGATGTTCTGCGGCTGTCCGACCGGGTTCGGTGCCGAGCCGAACAGTCAGGTGTGCCCGGTCTGTCTCGGGTTACCCGGCGCGTTGCCGGTGCTCAACGCCCAGGGGCTCGAGAGCGCGATCCGGATCGGGCTGGCGCTGAACTGCTCGATCGCGAGCTGGTGCCGGTTCGCGCGCAAGAACTACTTCTACCCGGACATGCCGAAGAACTTCCAGACGTCCCAGTACGACGAGCCGATCGCGTTCAACGGGTATCTGGACGTCGAACTGGACGATGGATCGACGTTCCGGGTCGACATCGAGCGCGCTCACATGGAGGAGGACACCGGCAAGTCCTCGCACGTCGGCGGCGCGACCGGGCGGATCCACGGCGCCGAGTACTCGCTGGTCGACTACAACCGGGCCGGTATCCCGCTGATCGAGATCGTCACCAAGCCCCTGGTGGGGGCGGGGGTTCGGGCGCCCGAGGTGGCGCGGGCCTACGTGGCGGCGCTGCGGGACCTGTTGCGCGCATTGGGCGTCAGCGACGTCAAGATGGAGCAGGGGTCGCTGCGGTGTGACGCCAACCTGTCGCTGCGTCCACGCGTCGGAGACGACCCGAGGAGCGCCGAGCAGAACGCGGTGCCGTTCGGCACCCGCAGCGAGACCAAGAACGTCAACTCGCTGCGCAGCGTCGAGCGGGCGGTGCGCTACGAGATCACGCGGCAGGCGGCGCGGCTGACGGCGGGGGAGCGCGTCGTCCAGGAGACCCGTCACTGGCACGAGGACACCGGGGTGACCACCTCGGGGCGGGAGAAGTCCGACGCCGAGGACTACCGCTACTTCCCCGAGCCCGATCTGGTGCCGATCGCGCCGGATGCCGCGTGGATCGAGCGGCTTCGGGCCACGTTGCCCGAGCCCCCCGTGCAGCGCCGGCGCCGGCTGCAGGCCGACTGGGGCTTCAGCGACCTCGAGATGCGCGATGTGGTCAATGCCGGGGCGACCGAGGCCATCGAGGCCACGGTGGCGGCGGGCGCGAGCGCCGTGGCGGCGCGCAAGTGGTGGATGGGTGAGCTGGCCCGCCAGGCCAACACCCGGGGCGTCGAGCTGAGTGAGTTGGCGATCACGCCGGCCCAGGTCGGCGAGCTGCAGGGGTTGGTGGACGCCGGCACGCTCAACGACGCGCTCGCCCGGCAGGTGCTGGACGGCGTCCTGGCCGGCGAGGGTTCGCCGGCCGAGGTGGTCGCCGCCCGTGGGCTCGAGATGGTCTCGGACGAGGGTGCGCTGATCGCTGCGGTCGAGGCGGCCATCGCGGCCAACGCCGAGGTCGCCGACAAGGTGCGCGGCGGCAAGGTGGCCGCGGTCGGGGCGCTGGTGGGTGCGGTCATGAAGCAGATGCGCGGCCAGGCCGATGCGGCTCGGGTGCGGGAGTTGCTGGTGGAGCGGCTGACGAGCTGA